In Trichoderma breve strain T069 chromosome 4, whole genome shotgun sequence, the following proteins share a genomic window:
- a CDS encoding BTB/POZ domain-containing protein: protein MVSVSDNHIEDHSYTLNWAVHMCFNSKLYSDVTIRLGEIELPAHSIVLAAQSEYFKKALESPMKEGIERKFEFSEGSMHAHWRVFEYIYRGEYILDAAVPLGSIADDEDLLKDIRVYELADYFQIENLKNYAFLNFKARLKTLWVSEHLIDCIQEVYKLPSNLSYGMRIEIAKLARKHLADLWDRKAFRNLIREGGQFVIDIMKDIIAGE from the exons ATGGTTTCTGTCAGCGACAACCACATCGAAGATCACTCGTACACCCTCAACTGGGCTGTTCACAT GTGTTTCAATAGCAAGCTCTACTCAGATGTCACCATTCGTCTTGGAGAGATTGAGCTTCCGGCACATAGTATCGTGCTCGCGGCCCAGAGTGAATACTTCAAGAAGGCTTTGGAGTCACCCATGAAAGAGGGCATCGAGAGGAAGTTCGAGTTCAGCGAGGGAAGCATGCATGCCCACTGGAGGGTGTTTGAGTACATCTACCGAGGAGAATACATTCTCGATGCTGCGGTGCCACTGGGCTCGATAG ccgacgacgaagaccTCTTGAAAGACATTCGCGTTTACGAGCTAGCAGACTACTTTCAGATCGAGAACTTGAAGAACTATGCCTTCCTTAACTTCAAGGCTCGACTCAAGACACTATGGGTCAGCGAACATCTTATCGATTGTATACAAGAAGTGTACAAACTCCCGAGCAACCTCAGTTACGGAATGAGGATTGAGATTGCGAAACTTGCGCGCAAACATTTGGCGGATCTTTGGGACAGGAAAGCCTTTCGCAATCTTATCCGCGAGGGAGGCCAATTTGTCATTGACATTATGAAAGACATAATCGCTGGTGAATAA